The Deinococcus hopiensis KR-140 sequence TCAGTGTGCCTCAGGGCTGGCTGGGCGTGAATTTCAAGGACGGCACGAGTGGGGTCAGCATGGTCTCGGCCAAGACGCCGCCCGCCGCGCTGATCCGGCTGCTGTTCATGCCCAAGAACGGCAAGCCGGGCGATCCGGCGCAGGAGTTCGCGGGCTTTGAGGCAGGCGTGAAGCAGACCGGCGGCAAGCTCTCCATGCTGGGGACCAAGAGCGTCTCCTACGGGGGAGTACGTGGCATCGAGCGGCAGTACACCCTGACGCACAGCAAGGGCAAGCTGCGGCTGCGCGTCTGGTTTGGCAATGGAGCCAAAAACCTCTATTCCTTTCAGATTACCGATACGCCGGAGCGCTTCACCGCGAGCAACGCGGTGTTCACCCGTGTGCTGGGCAGCGTGAGATTTTGAGAATGGTCGCCCGCACCGTTCTGACCCTGCTGGCGCTGGTGTCCACCGCACAGGCCGGAGACCGCCCGGAGGTGCAGCGCGTTATGTTCACGGCGGACGGCACCCACGCTCTCATCGTGACGGGCGGCGTGCAGGACGGCAGCGGCTTCAGCGACGCCGCGCTCACCGTCCTGGATACGGGAACGGGCCGTACGCTGCTGGAGGCCCGGACCCGTTCGGAAACCCTCCCTGTTTCGGCGGTGGTGCAGGCCCTGCTCACGCGCGAGCAGGCCCGGCTCGCGCGGCTGAGAATCACGCCCAGGCCGGCGGCCCGCGCGGTCTACGCCCGTTCCTGGACCACCCTCTCGCCGGCGTGGTCCGAGGGGCTGGGCGCGGGGCAGGCGGCCACCTTCCCCGTGCGGCTGTGGACCCGTCCCGTGGCGGTGCGGCTGGAGGTTCGGCCCCTGCCTTCCTCCTGCCGCTGGCGCGACACGCTGCCTCCACGCGCGCAGCCCGCTGGGTTCACCCTAAAGGTGGGCAGGCAGGTGGTTCACCTCGACCGGACCCTGCCTCCGGCCCGCGCGTGCGCGGCTCGGTATGCCCTGGACCACGTGTATGTGCAGGGTAACCGGGCCGTGTTCCTCCTGCGGGCCTACTCCCCCGGATTCGAGGGGCCGAATGCGGAAGTCGTGGCCGTCGCGGCGACGCTGAAGTGACGTAGGGAAGGGGAAAAGTCGGCTTTGCACCGCTCCCGCTCAGAGTCTCCCCGCCACCCCCTGCATCATGGCCCGCACGGCGTCCACTTCCTCCCGGCCGATGCTGTGCCCCAGGCCGGGGTAGACTTCGCTCTGCACCCGCGCGCCCCGCTGACGTAGGTGCTCGGCGCTCGCCCGAAAGCGGACCAGGGGAATATGGGCGTCGTCGGGAGCCACGCCCATAAAGATGGGGAGGCCCTCCAGCGGAGCTGTCCCGTCCAGCGTGATAAGCGCCCCACTCAGCGCCGCCACTCCGCCCAGCCTGCGGCCCGAGCGGCTGGCGTATTCCAGCGCCAGGCACGCGCCCTGCGAGAAGCCGCCCAACACCACGTTTTCTGACGGGATGCCCTGCGCTTCCAGTTCGTTCAGCAGCAGTTCCACTGTGGCGAGCGCCTCGTTCAGCTGCGGCTGGTTGTGCTCCACGGGCGCGAGGAAAGACTGCGGGTACCACGAGTTCCCGGGAGCCTGCGGAGCCAGATACGCGAAGGCGCTGAGGTTCAGCTCTTTTTCCAGCGAGAGGATGTCTCCGGCCGTGCCACCCCGGCCGTGCAACAGGACCATCGCCACCCGCGCCTGTCCAGGCGAGCGCCCTGCCGCGTAGACCTGGATGTTCTCGTTGCTGGCGGGCCCTGCAGCTGTGGAGCCGCTGGGAGTGGCAACGGCGTCCTCCGGTTCCCGCGTACCGATGGTCACGCCGTATTCCCGACTGACGATCCGGGGCACGTGCGCCTCGATGGTGGCGCGGCGAGACTCGAACCATTCGGGCAGCTTGAGGTGCCGCCCCAGTTCCTCCACGGGTTCGTCGTCGGCAAAGCCGGGCGCGTCGGTGGCGATCTCGAACAGCACGCCGTTCGGCTCGCGGAAGTAGATGGAATGGAAGTACTGCCGGTCCTGCACGGGTGTGGGGTGGTGGCCTGCCGCCGTCAGGGCTGTCAGGTACGCCTCCTGCTCGGCATCGCCCCGCGTGCGCAGCGCCACGTGATGCACGCTGCCTGCCCCAAACTGCCCGCGGGGTTTGCCGGGCCGTTCCACCACGTCGACGAAGAGGCCCACGCCGTCTCCACTGCCCTGAAAACGGGTTCGCGTGCCTTCGGGGTCGGCCTCGCTGCCCACTTCCGTGAAGCCGAGGTGCCCCACCAGCAGGTCACGCACGCTCCCCGTATCGCGGACCCAGGCCGTCACGGAGTGAAAGCCGCGCAGGGCGTGCTCGGCGGGTACCGGGCTGGCAGGCCAGGGCTGCACCTCCGCACCGTCCTCGAAGACCAGTTCCACCCAGGTGCCGTCGGGGTCCTCGAAGGTCAGGACGGGGTGGCCGAAGCGCTCTCCCCCTTGCGGCGCAAAGCCGTGTTCCGTCAACCGCGCCTGCCAGTAGGCCCCGCTCCCGCGCGGCGCGCTGTAGGCCGTCGCCACCACCTCACCGTTGCCGCGCACGCCCCGGCGCGCACCCACCCAGGGAAAGTGGGTCATGATCGTGCCCGGCTGCCCGGTCAGGTCACCGTAGTAGAAGTGGTACGTCCCCGGATCGTCGAAATTGACCGTCACCTTGACCAGACGCTGACCGAGCGTCTGCGAGTAGAAGTCGATGTTCCGCTGCGGATCAGCCGCCATCACCGTCACGTGGTGCAGGCCCTGGACGGGAGAAGTGCCGGGTGCGGTCTGGCTGGGCTGGGAGGAGCTGGAGGAGGTCATGGAACTAGAATAACTTAACGTTAAACAATATTCCAGCAAAAAAAGAATCCCTACCTACCTGCCTCGCCTCCGTTTCCCTGCATCGGCTCCTGGCGGCTCGGCCTCCCGGTCCGCCAGGGCGCGGCCCAGCTTGCGGCTGAGGGCGGCGAGTTCGCCGAGTTCCTCGGGCGTCAGCACGGTAAAGAGGTCGCGGATACCGCTGACATGGGCGGGCAGCACGCACTCCACGAGCGCGTGCCCCTCTTCGGTGAGATGGACGTTCATCACGCGGCGGTCCTGCTCGTCGCGCTCGCGGCGTACCAGGCCGTCGCGCTCCAGGTTGTCGATCACCATGGTGAGGTTACCGCTGGAGCGCAAAATCTTGTCAGCCAGTTGCCGCTGGCTCAGCGAGCCGAGGTGGTACAGGGCCTCCAGCACACCGAACTGGCTGATGGTGAGGCCGTGGTCCGAGAGGTGACGGTTGGCCGCCACCTCCACGGCGTGCGCGGCCCGCCACAGCTTGATGTAGGCGTCCAGCGCCGTTCGTTCGTCCGGCGTGCCTGCGTAACGGGTGGGCATGGGGGCTATGCTCGGGGGAAAGGCAGCTGAAATCAAGCGCTCCTGCACCGGTGGGATCCGTCCGGCAGGTCGGAGGCGGCCCGGTTTCGGCGTGGCCTCAGGCCCGCGCGCCCCTCGCTTCCTCGGTGGCGAGCCGGATGCACGCCGCTACCACCTGCATCGCCGCCCGCACCTCGTCCACCGGTGGGCGGGTGGGCGCGAGTCGGATGTTGCGGTTCTGTGGGTCTTGCCCGGCGGGGTAGGTGGCTCCGGCGGGCGTGAGGCTGACGCCCGCTCGAGCGGCGAGTTCCACCACCCGCGCGGCAACGGGTTCGGCGGTGTCAAGCGAGATGAAGTAGCCGCCCTTGGGAGAAGTCCACGTCGCGTACTCGCCGCTCTCGCCCAGTTCGGCGCGCAGCACCTCGTCCACGGCCTGAAACTTGGGCGCGATCAGCTGGGCGTGGTTCCGCATCAGGCCCTCGAGGCCGTCTGGATACGCTTGCAAAAACTTGACGTGACGCGCCTGCTCGAACTTGTTGGGGCCGATGCTCTGCGCGTTGAGGTACTTGCTGATCCACGCGATGTGGTCTTCGCTGCTTGCCACGAAACCCAGGCCCGCACCCGCGAAGGTCACCTTGCTGGTGGAGGCGAACACGAAGGCCCGGTCGGGGTATCCAGCGTCGCGCGAGAGCGCCACGAAGTTCACCGCCTCGTCGCGTTCGGTGTCCGAGAGGTGGTGGAT is a genomic window containing:
- a CDS encoding DUF2259 domain-containing protein is translated as MVARTVLTLLALVSTAQAGDRPEVQRVMFTADGTHALIVTGGVQDGSGFSDAALTVLDTGTGRTLLEARTRSETLPVSAVVQALLTREQARLARLRITPRPAARAVYARSWTTLSPAWSEGLGAGQAATFPVRLWTRPVAVRLEVRPLPSSCRWRDTLPPRAQPAGFTLKVGRQVVHLDRTLPPARACAARYALDHVYVQGNRAVFLLRAYSPGFEGPNAEVVAVAATLK
- a CDS encoding VOC family protein: MTSSSSSQPSQTAPGTSPVQGLHHVTVMAADPQRNIDFYSQTLGQRLVKVTVNFDDPGTYHFYYGDLTGQPGTIMTHFPWVGARRGVRGNGEVVATAYSAPRGSGAYWQARLTEHGFAPQGGERFGHPVLTFEDPDGTWVELVFEDGAEVQPWPASPVPAEHALRGFHSVTAWVRDTGSVRDLLVGHLGFTEVGSEADPEGTRTRFQGSGDGVGLFVDVVERPGKPRGQFGAGSVHHVALRTRGDAEQEAYLTALTAAGHHPTPVQDRQYFHSIYFREPNGVLFEIATDAPGFADDEPVEELGRHLKLPEWFESRRATIEAHVPRIVSREYGVTIGTREPEDAVATPSGSTAAGPASNENIQVYAAGRSPGQARVAMVLLHGRGGTAGDILSLEKELNLSAFAYLAPQAPGNSWYPQSFLAPVEHNQPQLNEALATVELLLNELEAQGIPSENVVLGGFSQGACLALEYASRSGRRLGGVAALSGALITLDGTAPLEGLPIFMGVAPDDAHIPLVRFRASAEHLRQRGARVQSEVYPGLGHSIGREEVDAVRAMMQGVAGRL
- a CDS encoding MarR family winged helix-turn-helix transcriptional regulator, translated to MPTRYAGTPDERTALDAYIKLWRAAHAVEVAANRHLSDHGLTISQFGVLEALYHLGSLSQRQLADKILRSSGNLTMVIDNLERDGLVRRERDEQDRRVMNVHLTEEGHALVECVLPAHVSGIRDLFTVLTPEELGELAALSRKLGRALADREAEPPGADAGKRRRGR